GTGCACGGCGACGTTCAGTTTGCTGCGGCTCTCCGGTAGCGTGGAGTCCGTTTTTCTGGAGCGAATCAAGGACGCATTCCCGGACCGATTCTCGAAAATCACCAATCGCCTTCGCGAGGTGCGAGGAGGCCGGCTCTCCGAGTCAGCCTTTTTCGATCGCCACCATGGATCGGGAACCTATTGGCAGATGATCGAGCGGTTGTTCGAGGTGGCGAGGCGTCGGGCTGGTTTTGCATGCGATCGGGAGGGTGCGATTCCCGATACGTTCAGGCGACCCGGCGGAGTTCAGACCGCATTGTTTAATGACGAGGAGGAAGGATGAAGCACAATCCCGGGTTTCTGAAGCTGGTGGAGCAAGCCAGGGCGCGCGTCACGGAATGTACGGTGGCGGATGTACAGCGCCGCATCGTTCGCGGCGAGCAGTTTCACTTTATCGATGTACGGGAAGACCATGAGTTTGCGACGGATCATGCCAAGGGGGCTTGTCACCTCGGCAAGGGAATTATCGAGCGTGATATCGAAACGATGATTCCGGAGAAGCAGGGCGATTGTCCTGCATTGCGGCGGCGGCTTCCGTTCGGTACTGGCGGCGGACGCTCTGCAACAGATGGGCTATACGAGCGTGGTATCGATGGATGGGGGAATCAAGGCTTGGAGAGAGGCCGGCTGTCCACTTGAAAGAGGGCAGCCGGCCTAGCCCGAGAACGCTACTTGTTTACGCGATCGAACTCTTTAATCACTTGTTCGGTGAGATCGACGGTGTCTTTGCTGTAGATCACGATTTTCACGGTCTGTTCGCTTCCGCGGTCGACCACAATCGAGAAGCCGCCCTTCTCGGCCACTGTTTGTGTGGCTGAGCCGATGCGCTTCATGTAGTCGTCGACGAGTTCTTTCTGCTTGCCCTGAAGCTCCTGATTGAATTCCTGCGCGCGCTTTTGGTAGTCCTGGATTCTTGTCCGGAACTGCGCTTCTTTGTCTTTCTTCTCGGCCTCGCCCAACTTGGCGAGTTGCTCTTTGAGCTGTTTTTCATAATTCCGCAGTTCTTCTTCGTCCCGGGAGAGCAGTTTCTGTCTCGTGGTGACGTATTCCTTGAGCCCTTCAAGCGCTTTCTTGCCGGCTTTGGATTTCTCAAGGACCGTCTGCGGGTCAAC
This DNA window, taken from Nitrospira sp., encodes the following:
- a CDS encoding OmpH family outer membrane protein, whose product is MRIPVVQTIIVTALFSLLLGPLSTTVQAADAFKMGVVDPQTVLEKSKAGKKALEGLKEYVTTRQKLLSRDEEELRNYEKQLKEQLAKLGEAEKKDKEAQFRTRIQDYQKRAQEFNQELQGKQKELVDDYMKRIGSATQTVAEKGGFSIVVDRGSEQTVKIVIYSKDTVDLTEQVIKEFDRVNK